One stretch of Miscanthus floridulus cultivar M001 chromosome 18, ASM1932011v1, whole genome shotgun sequence DNA includes these proteins:
- the LOC136524121 gene encoding uncharacterized protein, translating to MGTTRLTKVLMDGGSGLNKLYASTLDKMGIPQSSVRPSKAPSYGIVLGKEAVPLRPIQLNVAFGQPDNFHKEQLTFEFVDFPNVYHALLDRPCFAKFMAIPNYTYLNLKMPDLKGVITIEGSFEQACYCKQDCITLAAMLVTPCAPDGPGYDVGRAPMEEASKMVAVLDRPSIGKAVKTSSGSGGSAGPFI from the coding sequence ATGGGCACCacacgcctcaccaaggtgctgatggatgggggcagtggcctcaacaaaCTCTACGCCAGCACCCTCGACAAGATGGGCATCCCTCAGAGTAGCGTGCGCCCTAGCAAGGCGCCGTCCTACGGGATTGTGTTAGGGAAGGAAGCTGTGCCCCTCAGGCCCATCCAACTCAATGTCGCCTTTGGCCAGCCAGACAACTTCCACAAGGAGCAACTCACCTTCGAGTTTGTTGACTTTCCCAATGTCTACCATGCCCTCCTCGATCGACCGTGCTTTGCTaaattcatggccatccccaactacacttacCTCAACCTCAAGATGCCTGACTTGAAGGGGGTCATCACTATCGAGGGTAGCTTTGAGCAAGCCTGCTACTGCAAGCAAGACTGCATCACCCTTGCTGCCATGCTTGTCACCCCCTGTGCTCCCGATGGCCCTGGCTATGACGTAGGAAGGGCGCCGATGGAGGAAGCGTCCAAGATGGTGGCGGTGCTTGACCGACCGAGCATCGGCAAGGCTGTCAAGACCTCTAGCGGTAGCGGTGGCTCGGCTGGCCCCTTCATCTAG